One window of the Anomaloglossus baeobatrachus isolate aAnoBae1 chromosome 12, aAnoBae1.hap1, whole genome shotgun sequence genome contains the following:
- the VPS45 gene encoding vacuolar protein sorting-associated protein 45: protein MNVVLAVKQYVSKMIEDSGPGMKVLLMDKETTSVVSMVYTQSEILQKEVYLFERIDSANRESMKHLKAICFLRPTKENVDYLIKELRRPKYSVYFLYFSNVISKSDVKSLAEADEQEVVAEVQEFYGDYIAVNPHVFSLNIVGCYQGRNWDAAQLSRTTQGLTALLLSLKKCPMIRYQLSSDMAKRLAEGVKQVITKEYELFDFRRTEVPPLLLILDRSDDAITPLLNQWTYQAMVHELLGINNNRIDLSRVPGISKDLKEVVLSAENDEFYANNMYMNFGEIGTNIKNLMEDFQRKKPKEQQKLESISDMKAFVENYPQFKKMSGTVSKHVTVVGELSRLVSDRHLMEVSEVEQELACQNDHSNALQNVKRLLQNQRLSELDATRLVMLYALHYERHSSNALQNLLSDLRNRGVSEKYRRLVSSVVEFGGKRVRGSDLFSPKDAVAITKQFFKGLKGVENVYTQHQPFLLDTLDQLIKGKLRDNMYPYVGPSTLRDRPQDIIVFIVGGATYEEAQTVYNLNRTTPGVRIVLGGTTIHNTKSFLEEVQAAGLHGRPSEAYQGAARSSVRR from the exons ATGAACGTGGTGCTGGCAGTTAAGCAGTATGTGTCCAAGATGATCGAGGACAGCGGGCCGGGCATGAAGGTGCTGCTCATGGACAAGGAGACG ACTAGCGTGGTCAGCATGGTCTACACCCAGTCTGAGATTCTACAGAAAGAGGTCTACCTGTTCGAGCGCATCGACTCGGCCAACCGGGAGAGCATGAAGCACCTGAAGGCCATATGTTTCCTCAGGCCCACCAAG GAGAATGTTGACTACCTGATTAAGGAGCTAAGAAGGCCGAAGTACAGTGTCTACTTCTTGT atttcaGTAATGTGATCAGTAAAAGTGATGTGAAGTCTTTGGCTGAGGCGGATgaacaggaggtggtggcagaAGTGCAG GAGTTTTATGGAGATTACATTGCGGTGAATCCTCACGTCTTTTCTCTGAACATAGTCGGCTGCTATCAG GGCAGGAACTGGGATGCCGCCCAGCTCTCCAGAACCACACAAGGACTGACTGCTCTGCTCCTCTCCCTGAAAAAGTGTCCGATGATCCGATACCAGCTCTCGTCAGACATGGCCAAGAGGCTAGCGGAGGGTGTGAAG CAAGTCATTACTAAGGAATATGAGCTGTTTGATTTCCGACGCACGGAGGTGCCGCCTCTTCTTCTCATCCTAGATCGCTCTGACGATGCTATCACACCTTTACTCAACCAG TGGACGTACCAGGCTATGGTCCATGAGTTACTGGGCATCAACAACAACCGTATCGACCTGTCGCGTGTGCCAGGAATCAGCAAGGACCTGAAGGAGGTGGTGCTGTCCGCAGAGAACGACGAGTTCTACGCCAAC AACATGTACATGAATTTCGGAGAGATCGGGACCAACATTAAGAACCTGATGGAAGATTTCCAACGGAAGAAACCAAAGGAGCAGCAGAAGCTGGAGTCCATCTCCGACATGAAG GCTTTTGTTGAAAACTACCCCCAGTTCAAGAAAATGTCCGGCACAGTGTCCAAACATGTGACCGTGGTGGGCGAGCTGTCGCGGCTTGTGAGTGATCGCCACCTAATGGAGGTGTCTGAAGTGGAGCAGGAGCTGGCCTGTCAGAACGACCATTCCAATGCCCTACAG AATGTGAAGCGTCTTCTTCAGAACCAGCGCCTGTCCGAATTGGACGCCACGCGTTTGGTCATGCTGTACGCTCTGCACTACGAGCGGCACAGCAGCAATGCCCTGCAGAATCTCCTCTCTGACCTCCGTAATCGGGGCGTGTCTGAGAAGTATCGCAGG CTGGTGTCTTCCGTGGTGGAGTTTGGTGGGAAGAGAGTCCGAGGCAGCGATCTGTTCAGTCCTAAGGACGCCGTGGCTATCACCAAACAATTCTTCAAAGGACTCAAG GGAGTGGAGAATGTGTACACCCAGCACCAGCCATTCCTCCTTGATACCCTGGACCAGCTGATAAAAGGGAAGCTGAGGGACAACATGTACCCTTATGTGGGACCTAGCACCCTGCGGGACCG GCCTCAGGATATCATTGTCTTCATAGTTGGAGGAGCAACTTATGAAGAAGCTCAGACTGTTTATAACCTGAACCGAACAACACCGGGGGTCCGCATTGTCCTTGGCGGGACCACTATTCATAATACGAAGAG TTTCCTGGAAGAAGTCCAAGCAGCTGGCCTCCACGGCCGCCCTTCAGAAGCCTACCAGGGGGCAGCGCGGTCATCAGTCAGGCGGTGA